One window from the genome of Pantoea cypripedii encodes:
- the gppA gene encoding guanosine-5'-triphosphate,3'-diphosphate diphosphatase, whose amino-acid sequence MLSASSLYAAIDLGSNSFHMLVVREVSGSIQTVARIKRKVRLAAGLDKESQLSAEAMQRGWQCLKLFSEQLQDIPPEQIRVVATATLRLAANAQDFLATAEQILGCPVNVISGEEEARLIYQGVAHTTGGSDQRLVVDIGGGSTELVTGVGSHATTLFSLSMGCVTWLERYFSDRHLAKENFAQAEQAAREMIRPIVAPLRENGWQICVGASGTVQALQEIMVAQGMDERITLSKLQQLKQRAIQCGKLEELEIEGLTLERALVFPSGLSILIAIFQELSIESMTLAGGALREGLVYGMLHLPIDRDIRSRTLQNVQRRFAIDVDQAERVRQLAESFFRQVSTSWKLDHRCRDLLLSACTIHEIGLSVDFRQASQHAAYLIRHLDLPGFTPAQKKLLACLLQNQNGSIDLALLTQQNAVPPRLAERLCRLLRLAIIFSSRRRDDTLPAVRLQADDDALHLTLPAGWLQAHPLRAELLEQESHYQSYVHWLLTLS is encoded by the coding sequence ATGCTAAGCGCATCGTCACTTTATGCTGCGATTGATCTGGGTTCCAACAGCTTTCATATGTTGGTGGTGCGCGAAGTCTCTGGCAGCATTCAGACGGTCGCGCGTATTAAACGCAAAGTGCGCCTGGCTGCCGGTCTGGACAAAGAGAGCCAGCTCTCAGCAGAAGCGATGCAGCGTGGCTGGCAGTGCCTGAAACTTTTCTCCGAACAGCTGCAGGATATTCCTCCTGAACAGATCCGTGTGGTCGCGACTGCCACGCTGCGTCTTGCCGCCAACGCACAGGATTTTCTTGCCACCGCAGAGCAGATTCTTGGTTGCCCGGTCAATGTGATCAGCGGCGAAGAAGAAGCCCGGCTGATTTATCAGGGGGTCGCGCATACCACGGGCGGTTCCGATCAACGTCTGGTGGTGGATATTGGCGGCGGCAGTACCGAACTGGTCACCGGCGTGGGCTCCCATGCCACAACGCTGTTTAGTTTGTCGATGGGCTGCGTAACCTGGCTGGAGCGCTACTTCAGCGATCGTCATCTGGCAAAGGAGAATTTCGCCCAGGCCGAACAGGCTGCCCGCGAAATGATTCGCCCGATCGTCGCTCCCCTGCGGGAAAACGGCTGGCAGATTTGTGTGGGTGCCTCTGGCACCGTGCAGGCGTTGCAGGAAATTATGGTCGCGCAGGGGATGGATGAACGTATCACCCTGAGCAAGCTGCAACAGCTGAAGCAGCGCGCCATTCAATGCGGCAAGCTGGAAGAACTGGAGATTGAAGGGCTGACGCTGGAACGTGCGCTGGTTTTCCCCAGCGGCCTGTCAATTCTGATCGCTATCTTTCAGGAACTCAGTATTGAGAGCATGACGCTGGCCGGTGGCGCACTGCGCGAGGGCCTGGTCTATGGCATGCTTCATCTGCCGATTGATCGTGATATCCGCAGCCGTACCCTGCAAAATGTGCAGCGTCGCTTTGCTATCGATGTTGATCAGGCCGAACGTGTCCGTCAACTGGCCGAAAGCTTTTTTCGTCAGGTGAGTACCAGCTGGAAACTGGATCATCGATGTCGCGATCTTCTTCTCAGCGCCTGCACTATCCATGAAATTGGCCTGAGCGTCGATTTCCGCCAGGCTTCACAGCACGCCGCTTACCTAATTCGCCACCTCGATCTTCCCGGTTTTACCCCCGCACAGAAAAAACTACTGGCCTGCCTGTTGCAGAATCAGAACGGCAGCATCGATCTCGCGCTCCTGACGCAGCAAAACGCCGTGCCACCGCGCCTGGCTGAGCGTCTGTGCCGTCTGTTACGTCTGGCGATTATTTTCTCCAGCCGTCGCCGGGATGACACCTTACCGGCGGTACGTTTGCAGGCGGATGATGACGCGTTGCACCTGACGCTGCCAGCAGGCTGGTTGCAGGCGCATCCGTTAAGAGCGGAATTGCTGGAGCAGGAAAGTCATTATCAGTCGTATGTACATTGGTTATTAACCCTGTCCTGA
- the rhlB gene encoding ATP-dependent RNA helicase RhlB, translating into MSKTHLTEQKFSDFALHPKVVEALDKKGFHNCTPIQALALPLTLSGRDVAGQAQTGTGKTMAFLTSTFHHLLTHPAAEGRQVNQPRALIMAPTRELAVQIHADAEPLAAATGLKLGLAYGGDGYDKQLKVLEQGVDILVGTTGRLIDYAKQNHINLGAIQVVVLDEADRMFDLGFIKDIRWVFRRIPPATQRLSMLFSATLSYRVRELAFEHMNNAEYVEVEPEQKTGHRIKEELFYPSNEEKMRLLQTLLEEEWPDRAIVFANTKHRCEDIWGHLAADGHRVGLLTGDVAQKKRLRILDDFTKGDVDILVATDVAARGLHIPAVTHVFNYDLPDDREDYVHRIGRTGRAGASGHSISLACEEYALNLPAIEEYIGHGIPVSKYNSEALLSDLPPPKRLTRNRSGNGPRRGGNNANRRSGAPRNNNRKRSG; encoded by the coding sequence ATGAGCAAAACACACTTAACAGAACAGAAGTTTTCCGACTTCGCCCTGCACCCAAAGGTAGTGGAAGCCCTTGATAAAAAAGGCTTTCATAACTGCACGCCCATTCAGGCGCTCGCGTTGCCTCTTACGCTTTCAGGGCGTGACGTCGCGGGTCAGGCGCAAACCGGTACCGGCAAAACGATGGCGTTCCTGACGTCAACGTTTCATCATCTTCTTACTCATCCTGCTGCTGAAGGCCGTCAGGTCAATCAGCCGCGTGCTTTGATCATGGCGCCAACGCGTGAACTCGCAGTGCAGATCCATGCTGATGCAGAACCGCTGGCAGCCGCCACCGGCCTGAAGCTGGGTCTTGCCTATGGTGGCGACGGTTACGATAAACAGCTGAAAGTGCTGGAACAGGGCGTAGATATTCTGGTGGGTACCACCGGACGCCTGATTGATTACGCCAAACAGAACCACATCAACCTGGGCGCGATTCAGGTGGTGGTACTGGATGAAGCCGACCGTATGTTCGATCTCGGTTTTATCAAAGATATCCGCTGGGTGTTCCGCCGTATTCCTCCTGCAACACAGCGTCTGAGCATGCTGTTCTCCGCCACGTTGTCGTACCGTGTGCGCGAACTGGCGTTCGAACATATGAACAACGCTGAATACGTGGAAGTGGAACCGGAGCAGAAAACCGGCCATCGCATCAAAGAAGAGCTTTTCTATCCTTCTAACGAAGAGAAAATGCGTCTGTTGCAGACCCTGCTGGAAGAAGAGTGGCCGGATCGCGCCATCGTCTTCGCCAACACCAAGCATCGTTGTGAAGACATCTGGGGCCACCTGGCTGCCGATGGTCATCGCGTCGGTTTGCTGACCGGTGATGTGGCACAGAAAAAACGTCTGCGCATCCTCGACGATTTCACCAAAGGTGACGTTGATATTCTGGTGGCAACCGACGTTGCTGCGCGTGGTCTGCATATCCCTGCGGTCACCCACGTGTTTAACTATGATTTGCCTGACGATCGTGAAGATTACGTGCACCGTATTGGCCGTACTGGCCGCGCGGGAGCCAGCGGTCACTCCATCAGCCTGGCATGTGAAGAGTACGCACTGAACCTGCCAGCCATTGAGGAGTATATCGGTCACGGTATTCCGGTGAGCAAATACAACAGCGAAGCGCTGCTGAGTGACCTGCCGCCACCGAAACGTTTGACTCGTAACCGCTCTGGCAATGGCCCGCGTCGTGGTGGCAACAATGCCAACCGTCGTAGCGGCGCACCACGTAATAACAACCGTAAACGTTCGGGTTAA
- the trxA gene encoding thioredoxin TrxA: MSSDKIVHLTDDSFDTDVLKAEGVTLVDFWAEWCGPCKMIAPILDEVAEEYDGKLTIAKLNIDDNPGTAPKYGIRGIPTLLLFKNGEVAATKVGALSKGQLKEFLNANLG; this comes from the coding sequence ATGAGCAGCGATAAAATCGTTCACCTGACCGATGACAGTTTCGACACTGACGTGCTGAAAGCAGAAGGTGTGACACTGGTAGATTTCTGGGCTGAATGGTGTGGTCCTTGCAAAATGATCGCACCGATTCTTGATGAAGTCGCAGAAGAGTACGACGGTAAGCTCACCATCGCCAAGTTGAACATTGACGACAACCCGGGCACCGCGCCGAAGTATGGCATTCGCGGCATTCCGACCCTGCTGCTGTTTAAGAACGGCGAGGTGGCGGCTACCAAAGTTGGCGCACTGTCAAAAGGCCAGCTGAAAGAGTTCCTGAACGCTAACCTGGGCTAA
- the rho gene encoding transcription termination factor Rho, with amino-acid sequence MNLTELKNTPVSELITLGENMGLENLARMRKQDIIFAILKQHAKSGEDIFGDGVLEILQDGFGFLRSADSSYLAGPDDIYVSPSQIRRFNLRTGDTISGKIRPPKEGERYFALLKVNEVNYDKPENARSKILFENLTPLHANSRLRMERGNGSTEDLTARVLDLASPIGRGQRGLIVAPPKAGKTMLLQNIAQSIAYNHPDCVLMVLLIDERPEEVTEMQRLVKGEVIASTFDEPASRHVQVAEMVIEKAKRLVEHKKDVIILLDSITRLARAYNTVVPASGKVLTGGVDANALHRPKRFFGAARNVEEGGSLTIIATALVDTGSKMDEVIYEEFKGTGNMELHLSRKIAEKRVFPAIDYNRSGTRKEELLTSSEELQKMWILRKIIHPMGEIDAMEFLINKLAMTKTNDEFFDMMKRS; translated from the coding sequence ATGAATCTTACCGAATTAAAGAATACGCCGGTTTCTGAGCTGATTACTCTCGGCGAAAATATGGGGCTGGAAAACCTGGCGCGTATGCGCAAGCAGGATATTATTTTCGCCATTCTGAAGCAGCACGCCAAGAGTGGCGAAGACATCTTCGGTGATGGTGTGCTGGAGATACTGCAGGATGGATTTGGTTTCCTCCGCTCTGCAGACAGCTCCTACCTCGCCGGTCCCGACGATATCTACGTTTCTCCCAGCCAAATCCGCCGCTTCAACCTCCGCACAGGTGACACCATCTCCGGTAAAATCCGTCCGCCGAAAGAAGGTGAGCGTTATTTTGCCCTGCTGAAGGTTAATGAAGTTAACTACGATAAGCCGGAAAACGCCCGTAGTAAGATTCTGTTCGAAAACCTCACGCCGCTGCACGCCAACAGCCGTCTGCGTATGGAGCGGGGTAATGGCTCAACTGAAGACCTGACCGCACGTGTGCTGGATCTGGCTTCACCGATTGGCCGTGGCCAGCGTGGTCTGATTGTCGCACCGCCGAAAGCCGGTAAAACCATGCTGCTGCAGAACATCGCACAGAGCATCGCCTACAATCACCCGGATTGCGTGCTGATGGTGCTGCTGATTGACGAACGTCCGGAAGAAGTGACCGAGATGCAGCGCCTGGTGAAAGGCGAAGTTATCGCATCGACCTTCGACGAACCGGCTTCCCGTCACGTGCAGGTTGCGGAAATGGTGATCGAGAAGGCCAAGCGCCTGGTTGAGCACAAAAAAGACGTGATCATCCTGCTCGACTCGATCACCCGTCTGGCGCGTGCTTACAACACCGTTGTTCCGGCTTCCGGTAAAGTGTTGACCGGTGGTGTGGACGCTAACGCCCTGCATCGTCCGAAGCGTTTCTTCGGTGCGGCACGTAACGTGGAAGAGGGCGGCAGCCTGACCATCATCGCGACTGCGCTGGTTGATACCGGTTCGAAGATGGACGAAGTCATCTACGAAGAATTTAAAGGTACTGGCAACATGGAACTGCACCTTTCCCGTAAAATTGCGGAAAAACGTGTGTTCCCGGCGATTGACTACAACCGCTCCGGTACGCGTAAAGAAGAGCTGCTGACTTCCTCTGAAGAACTGCAGAAGATGTGGATCCTGCGTAAAATCATCCATCCGATGGGTGAGATCGATGCGATGGAGTTCCTCATCAACAAACTGGCGATGACCAAAACCAACGACGAATTCTTCGATATGATGAAGCGTTCCTGA
- the wecA gene encoding UDP-N-acetylglucosamine--undecaprenyl-phosphate N-acetylglucosaminephosphotransferase — translation MSTELGIVFLFSLAFLFFARKAAKKIGLVDTPNSRKRHHGAIPLVGGISVYAGICFAFIISNYYLPHALLYLSCAGVLVFVGALDDRFDISVKIRAAVQAAVAVVMMAGAKLYLLSLGFIVGPFELIVGPFGYVLTLFAVWAAINAFNMVDGIDGLLGGLSCVTFGAMGIILYFDGQTSLAMWCFAMIAATIPYILLNLGFLGRRYKVFMGDAGSTMIGFTIIWILLETTQGLSHPITPVTALWLIAIPLMDMVAIMYRRLRKGMSPFSADRQHIHHLIMRAGFTSRQAFLLITTAAAILAGIGVLGEYLAFIPEWVMLLLFLVAFCFYGYCLKHAWRVARKVRRIKRRWQSTSEVKK, via the coding sequence ATGAGTACTGAACTTGGTATAGTTTTTCTGTTTTCCTTAGCGTTCCTGTTTTTTGCTCGTAAAGCGGCTAAAAAGATCGGGCTGGTTGACACACCCAACTCCAGAAAACGTCACCATGGCGCTATTCCGCTTGTCGGGGGCATCTCCGTCTACGCGGGGATCTGCTTCGCTTTTATCATTTCCAACTACTATCTTCCCCATGCTTTGCTGTATCTCAGCTGCGCCGGCGTGCTGGTGTTTGTCGGCGCGCTGGATGACCGCTTCGACATCAGCGTGAAGATTCGTGCTGCGGTACAGGCCGCCGTTGCCGTCGTGATGATGGCGGGTGCCAAGCTCTATCTGCTTAGTCTCGGCTTTATCGTTGGCCCGTTCGAATTGATTGTTGGCCCGTTTGGCTACGTGCTGACGCTGTTTGCCGTCTGGGCAGCGATCAACGCCTTCAATATGGTCGATGGTATTGATGGCCTGCTGGGAGGCTTATCCTGCGTCACCTTTGGTGCGATGGGGATCATTCTTTATTTTGATGGCCAAACCAGTCTGGCGATGTGGTGCTTTGCCATGATTGCCGCCACCATCCCCTATATTCTGCTCAACCTGGGTTTCCTCGGACGGCGTTACAAAGTGTTTATGGGAGATGCCGGTAGCACCATGATCGGTTTCACCATTATCTGGATCTTACTGGAAACCACTCAGGGTCTGAGCCACCCGATTACGCCCGTGACGGCGCTATGGCTGATTGCCATCCCGCTGATGGATATGGTTGCCATCATGTATCGCCGTCTGCGTAAGGGGATGAGTCCGTTTTCTGCCGACCGCCAGCACATCCATCATCTGATCATGCGTGCGGGCTTTACCTCACGGCAGGCATTTCTGTTGATTACCACGGCGGCGGCGATCCTCGCGGGTATCGGGGTATTGGGTGAGTATCTGGCTTTCATCCCGGAGTGGGTGATGTTGCTGCTGTTTCTGGTGGCGTTTTGTTTCTACGGCTATTGCCTGAAACACGCCTGGCGCGTTGCGCGCAAAGTTCGCCGTATCAAACGCCGCTGGCAAAGCACGAGCGAAGTGAAAAAATAA
- the wzzE gene encoding ECA polysaccharide chain length modulation protein: MTSVVVENELDIRGLCCALWRGKRWIVGLALLFALLAWLASMLMKQVWSTTAITDRPTVNMLGDYFVQQQFINNLDARNNTLNLSTPAPTVMDEVYQEFTMQLASWDTRREFWLQTDYYKSRKTGNTRNDAALLDDMITNIQFTPADPAHNTLDNIKLNAESASDANNLLRQYIAYASERAARHLDDELQGAWQARSEQLKAQVKRQEDVAQAVFERQRQRIEQALKVASQQGIKENRTTTTSESLPDSDRFLLGQQMLQAQLDTLQASGPAYDLSYDQNRVMLATLQAGPRLDKQFQTYRYLRTPEEPVKRNSPRRVFMMIMWGVIGALVGAGVALVRRPRPMLPTSH, encoded by the coding sequence ATGACCTCTGTCGTTGTGGAGAACGAACTGGATATTCGCGGCCTGTGCTGTGCACTCTGGCGCGGCAAACGCTGGATTGTCGGTCTGGCGCTGCTGTTTGCACTGCTGGCATGGCTGGCTTCCATGCTGATGAAACAGGTATGGAGCACCACGGCGATTACCGATCGGCCCACGGTCAACATGCTGGGCGATTATTTTGTCCAGCAGCAGTTTATCAATAACCTTGATGCGCGTAACAACACGCTGAACCTGAGCACACCTGCGCCCACGGTGATGGATGAAGTGTATCAGGAGTTCACCATGCAACTGGCCTCATGGGATACGCGCCGGGAGTTCTGGTTACAGACTGACTACTATAAAAGCCGTAAAACCGGCAATACCCGCAACGATGCGGCGTTGCTCGACGATATGATCACCAATATCCAGTTCACGCCGGCTGATCCGGCGCATAACACCCTGGATAACATCAAACTGAATGCCGAAAGTGCCAGCGATGCCAATAACCTGCTGCGTCAGTACATTGCTTATGCCAGCGAACGGGCGGCCCGCCATCTTGATGATGAATTGCAGGGGGCGTGGCAGGCGCGTAGCGAACAGTTAAAGGCGCAGGTGAAACGGCAGGAAGATGTGGCGCAGGCGGTATTTGAACGCCAGCGTCAGCGTATCGAACAGGCGCTGAAAGTCGCCAGCCAGCAGGGCATTAAAGAAAACCGCACGACCACCACGAGCGAGAGCTTGCCGGATAGCGATCGCTTCCTGCTGGGGCAGCAAATGTTGCAGGCTCAGCTTGATACCCTGCAGGCAAGCGGACCCGCCTACGATTTAAGCTATGATCAAAACAGAGTGATGCTGGCGACGTTGCAGGCCGGACCCCGACTGGATAAACAGTTTCAGACTTATCGTTACCTGCGCACACCGGAAGAACCGGTGAAACGCAATAGTCCACGTCGGGTGTTTATGATGATCATGTGGGGCGTCATCGGCGCGCTGGTGGGTGCGGGGGTGGCATTGGTGCGCCGTCCGCGCCCGATGTTACCAACGAGTCATTAA
- the wecB gene encoding non-hydrolyzing UDP-N-acetylglucosamine 2-epimerase has product MKVLTVFGTRPEAIKMAPLVQALAQDAAFESRLCVTAQHREMLDQVLRLFNLQPDYDLNIMRPEQGLTEITCRILQGMKTVLADFRPDVVLVHGDTTTTLAASLAAFYHQIPVGHVEAGLRTGNLMSPWPEEANRTLTGHLASYHFTPTENSRQNLLHENLPDQRIFVTGNTVIDALLWVRDRVLDDADLNARLAARYPFLDPNKKLVLVTGHRRESFGGGFERICSALAHIARQHPQVQIVYPVHLNPNVSEPVNRILSGIENIVLIEPQEYLPFVWLMNRAWLILTDSGGIQEEAPSLGKPVLVMRDTTERPEAVAAGTVRLVGTDVDKIVAEVSQLLDNEDVWQAMSHAHNPYGDGQACARILQALKNHRA; this is encoded by the coding sequence GTGAAAGTTCTGACCGTATTTGGCACTCGTCCTGAGGCGATCAAAATGGCACCCCTGGTGCAGGCGCTGGCGCAGGATGCTGCGTTTGAGTCCCGTCTGTGCGTCACGGCACAGCATCGTGAAATGCTCGATCAGGTGCTGCGTCTGTTCAACCTGCAACCCGATTACGATCTCAATATCATGCGCCCGGAGCAGGGCCTGACGGAGATCACCTGCCGCATTTTGCAGGGCATGAAAACCGTACTGGCCGATTTCAGGCCCGATGTGGTGCTGGTGCATGGCGACACCACCACCACGCTGGCCGCCAGCCTGGCGGCGTTCTATCACCAAATTCCGGTGGGGCATGTGGAAGCCGGTCTGCGCACCGGGAACCTGATGTCACCGTGGCCGGAGGAGGCAAACCGCACCCTGACCGGTCATCTGGCGAGTTATCACTTCACCCCCACGGAAAACTCGCGACAGAACCTGCTGCATGAAAACCTGCCGGATCAGCGTATTTTCGTCACCGGGAATACCGTGATTGATGCGTTGCTGTGGGTGCGCGATCGCGTGCTGGATGATGCCGACCTCAATGCCCGGCTGGCGGCGCGTTATCCGTTCCTCGACCCGAATAAAAAACTGGTGCTGGTTACCGGCCATCGACGTGAAAGCTTTGGTGGCGGTTTTGAACGCATATGCAGCGCACTGGCGCACATTGCCCGCCAGCATCCGCAGGTACAAATCGTTTATCCGGTGCACCTCAACCCCAATGTCAGCGAACCGGTGAACCGCATCCTGAGCGGCATCGAAAATATCGTGTTGATTGAGCCGCAGGAGTACCTGCCTTTTGTCTGGCTGATGAACCGGGCCTGGCTGATCCTCACCGATTCGGGTGGGATTCAGGAAGAAGCCCCGTCACTCGGCAAGCCGGTGCTGGTGATGCGTGATACCACCGAGCGTCCGGAAGCGGTGGCTGCGGGTACGGTCAGGCTGGTTGGCACGGATGTCGACAAAATTGTGGCTGAAGTTAGCCAGCTGCTGGACAACGAAGATGTCTGGCAGGCGATGAGCCATGCGCACAATCCTTATGGCGATGGCCAGGCCTGCGCGCGCATTTTGCAGGCCCTTAAAAATCACAGAGCATAA
- the wecC gene encoding UDP-N-acetyl-D-mannosamine dehydrogenase produces the protein MSFQTISVIGLGYIGLPTAAVFASRGINVVGVDINARAVDTINRGEIHIVEPELGDVVRDAVNSGHLRATMQAEAADAFLIAVPTPFIGDHQPDLSFVQAAADAIASVLKAGDLVILESTSPVGTTEQLAEWLAAARPDLRFPQHGETVDVAIAYCPERVLPGKVMVELLENDRVIGGMTPACSARASELYRIFLRGECVETNARTAEMCKLTENSFRDVNIAFANELSLICAEQGINVWELIALANRHPRVNILQPGPGVGGHCIAVDPWFIVAQNPQQARLIRTAREVNDAKPRWVLDQVKQQLAECLTASGKRASDITIACFGLAFKPNIDDLRESPAMTVAHLIAEWHSGATWVVEPHINQIPARLGREATLVTTTAALQHADILVMLVDHAAFRAIDAAQVTQPWIVDTKGVWR, from the coding sequence ATGAGTTTTCAAACCATTTCCGTCATTGGACTGGGCTACATTGGGCTGCCGACGGCAGCCGTTTTTGCCTCTCGGGGAATAAACGTGGTGGGCGTCGATATCAACGCCCGCGCGGTCGATACCATTAATCGTGGTGAAATTCACATCGTGGAACCGGAACTCGGCGACGTGGTACGTGATGCGGTCAATAGCGGCCATCTGCGTGCCACTATGCAGGCCGAAGCCGCGGACGCGTTTCTGATTGCGGTGCCCACGCCTTTTATCGGCGATCATCAGCCGGATCTCAGTTTTGTTCAGGCAGCCGCTGACGCCATTGCGTCGGTGTTAAAAGCCGGGGATCTGGTCATCCTCGAATCGACATCACCGGTCGGCACCACGGAGCAGCTGGCTGAATGGCTGGCTGCCGCGCGCCCGGACCTGCGCTTCCCGCAGCACGGTGAGACGGTGGATGTTGCTATCGCTTACTGCCCGGAGCGTGTGCTGCCTGGCAAAGTGATGGTGGAGTTGCTTGAGAACGATCGTGTGATTGGCGGCATGACGCCCGCCTGTTCAGCGCGTGCCAGCGAGCTGTACCGTATTTTCCTGCGCGGTGAGTGTGTGGAGACCAACGCGCGTACCGCCGAGATGTGCAAGCTGACGGAAAATAGCTTCCGTGACGTCAACATTGCGTTTGCCAATGAATTGTCGCTGATTTGCGCCGAACAGGGGATTAACGTCTGGGAACTGATCGCGCTGGCGAATCGCCATCCGCGCGTCAATATCCTGCAACCGGGTCCGGGCGTCGGTGGCCACTGCATCGCGGTCGATCCCTGGTTTATCGTGGCGCAAAACCCGCAGCAGGCGCGGCTGATCCGTACCGCGCGGGAAGTTAACGATGCTAAACCGCGCTGGGTGCTGGATCAGGTCAAACAGCAGCTGGCGGAATGTCTGACGGCCAGCGGCAAACGTGCCAGTGATATCACCATCGCCTGCTTTGGGCTGGCGTTTAAACCCAATATTGATGATTTGCGCGAAAGCCCGGCAATGACGGTGGCGCACCTGATTGCGGAGTGGCACAGCGGTGCCACCTGGGTGGTGGAACCACATATCAATCAGATCCCTGCACGCCTTGGTCGGGAAGCCACGCTGGTGACCACGACAGCGGCACTGCAACATGCCGATATCCTGGTGATGCTGGTCGATCACGCTGCATTCCGCGCCATTGATGCGGCGCAGGTGACGCAACCGTGGATCGTTGATACCAAAGGAGTCTGGCGATGA
- the rffC gene encoding dTDP-4-amino-4,6-dideoxy-D-galactose acyltransferase, whose amino-acid sequence MSVSVSINPLPWESGFFGVQTARLDVDGDTPLTQALQRPCALWQIKVAADRNDVIDAISQHGFQLVEGEADLAINIKRTERQTGVRIARETQIPQLRTAAAQAFRLSRFRAPWFQADDSSRFYAQWIENAVRGTFDNQCLIASDEQGVLQGFVSIREQNDDARIGLLAVLPEAQGKGIGQRLLLAAADWGRVRQLNRLRVATQLSNLTAMRLYLRSGARLESTAYWFYRNAHDPI is encoded by the coding sequence ATGTCCGTCAGCGTCAGTATTAACCCGCTGCCGTGGGAAAGTGGCTTCTTCGGCGTGCAGACGGCGCGGCTTGATGTCGATGGTGATACACCGCTGACGCAGGCGCTGCAACGGCCCTGTGCGCTGTGGCAAATCAAGGTGGCCGCTGATCGTAACGATGTGATTGATGCCATCAGCCAGCACGGTTTTCAGCTGGTGGAAGGGGAAGCCGACCTGGCAATCAACATCAAACGCACCGAACGGCAAACCGGCGTGCGTATCGCGCGTGAAACGCAGATCCCACAGTTGCGCACTGCCGCCGCGCAGGCGTTCCGTCTGAGCCGTTTTCGTGCCCCGTGGTTTCAGGCGGATGACAGCAGTCGGTTCTATGCGCAATGGATTGAAAACGCGGTGCGCGGCACCTTTGATAACCAATGCCTGATCGCCAGCGATGAACAGGGCGTGTTGCAGGGATTCGTCTCGATACGCGAGCAAAATGATGATGCGCGCATCGGCCTGCTGGCGGTGTTGCCGGAAGCGCAGGGCAAGGGGATTGGTCAGCGTCTGCTGCTGGCGGCGGCAGACTGGGGGCGGGTGCGCCAGCTCAATCGCCTGCGCGTCGCCACTCAGCTTAGCAATCTGACGGCGATGCGCCTCTATTTACGCAGCGGTGCGCGGCTCGAAAGCACCGCTTACTGGTTTTACAGGAACGCACATGATCCCATTTAA